AACAATAACTTAACTGGTAGACTCAGCTTCGAGTCCCCTCCCCCAATTTGTCTACTCAAAGAAATAGAACGTGGAATTCCAAATGAACTTTTGCATCCCAAATATGTTGTGTGAATTTGtcataaatttttttgaaattcatTCATTTATACTAGACAAGTTCATAGTTTCAATCTTGTAACATTCGTCAATGATGATTCCTTTTTTCCTTCACCAGGAAAAGAGGGAGCCTTTATTGATTTCTATTCTGAAGTGATTTTGCTACGAACACCACTGTAACTGTTCATTATGGCAACTGCTTCCACTGCACATAAATGGAAGTATGATGTCTTTCTTAGCTTCAGAGGACAAGACACCCGTGATAATTTTACTAGCCATCTACATGAAGCTTTATGTCGTAAAAAAATCAAAACCTTCATAGACAATAACCTTGAAAGAGGGGAAGAAATAACACTAGCACTTTTGAGAACAATTGAAGAATCAATGATTTCTATAATCATTTTCTCAAAAAACTATGCATCTTCTCCATGGTGTTTGGATGAAATGGTGAAAATACTTGAATGCAAGGAAAATTTTGGACAGATTGTTTTGCCAATTTTCTACCATGTAGATCCATCCAATGTAGAAGAACAAAGTGGGTGTTTTGCAGATGCATTTACTGAGCTTGAGAAGAactttaaggagaaaatagaaaagGTGCCCAGGTGGAGGGCTAACTTGGTGAAAGCAGCTGGTATATCTGGATGGGATTCCCAAGTGATCAGGTATGTATGTATTACTCTTGCTTTTTGTTTAAGGTTTCATAAGGGAACATTGAGAAAAGGTGAAAAAAAAAACTGTCTTTTTGTGCAGATGTAAATGCAATTGACGATTGATTACAGTagcaaataatatattatttatataagcatttaaaaatatttttgctAGCAAAATTTAGAATTAGAACTAATAATTGATCAGAGCATCGTTTCAAAAACCTAATTCAACCAAACTtcttgatgaatagtaacaccgttaatttttttttttcaaaaacctaaaaacagcaacaactcacaaacaaaattaataacagaatatcctAACACCAAAAAAAAACATCCTTTAGGTCGAAAAGCTGGAGTACCTCGGCTTAAGAGATAGTACCTCGGCTTAAGAGATTGCCTGCAGCTAAGATTAATACCTGCACTTCCACCGCGGCTGACAAAATTAGATGCAGAAAATTGCATTTCTCTGCGTTCTGTAACTAGTAAATCAACTGGAGTGGAAGGAAACATTTTTGAATTCCTTTTCACTAATTGTTACCAGTTGAATAATTTGGCAAAGAAGCGTATCATGGCATATGCACTAACAAAAATTCATTGTTATTCCAAAAGGCTGTGCAATCAGGTCTATTTCTGTCTCCCTCatctattttttctttttctttactgATCATATTCCTTGTTAATTAGAAGTCATGGTGCAGATACCTTCTGTGGTGGCAAGGGAATCTTGTTTATGCTTCTCTGGATCTGAAATTTCAAAGTGGTTTAGCCATCAAAATGTAGGATTTTCCACAACAATCCAGCTGCCTTCACATTGGGCTAATAGCGAGTTCCTGGGTTTCATTCTCTGTTCTGTTATAGCATTCAACAAACTCCATATAGACGACTCTGGTTTCCAAGTGAAATGTAGATACCATTTCAAAAATGAATCTGGAGACAGCAATGATCTATATTGTTATTTCAGCTGTTGGTATGGTTCAAGAAATTTGAGGAAGCATCGTATGTTCATTGGGTTTGGTAAATACAATTAAGGTTTTAATTGAATTCTACCTTGAAGATATGAATGGACTTCCTTTTCTCTGCTCTGATGTTTGGAATTGTTGGGTCTGTCTGCAATACGCTCAAGAAGAAAGCTTCTGTAGAAGTCTAGCCATAACTGTCACCTTTCTAAGGGCCTGTTTTGGTCTAACTATTGAATATAATAATCACTGTAGTTATTACTGAGCAATTTGGTAGTTGATGATAACTCATTTAtgttaaatatttgataaaattatatttaactgttACAGATATGTGAAATAACTAATAaaggtatatattatataatttattttattattgaaataaatataaaattataaatttattatattatattatttattttattattaaagtaaatatataattattaaattaatatattatatcatttattatattattaaaataaatataaaattattaatctattatattatatcatttattttattattgaaataagaaaataattaattttttttaaaaaataattaataactttaaaaatatcgataaaataataaaataattattattgatgataaagaaaaaatttatacttaattttaagtttttagatataaataaatattttatattattaataaaaagttttttaactaaattaaaatgcgttaattaaaatgttaaaattataaatgaaaaatataaaagtattaataatattaatttttaagttaaataaaagaggataatatggtcaaaataaaaaataaaatcaaatcagctatcagctaatgAGAAACAACTCTAAAAATAACGCTGATACAAACTGTAGCTGATGGGTAGCAGATATGCTACCCATCTAtcagatttatttttttaaacttataaaATATTCTAATTCACCTGTTTAAGTGTCTATCAACTATCAACTATACATAATAAGTGAACCCTCTTGTTTTCAGCCGCGGCCATCACATCTTGGATTATATCTGCctctaatttattttttcttttggtTTTATAGGGCCGTCCAGCCGTAcatgtttttttattattatttttatcccttttatgcatcattaaattaataataattatttattttatatatatatatatatatatatatatatatatatatatatatatataataaatgtgatgatattttaataagttttttaaaatttaaaaagtgaaaaattatttctctaattgttattattattattattattattattattattattataacgtTAATAATTATGCCtctaattgttattattattattattattattataacgtTATCCTGTGGGGCTAGAATCGTGACGTGGATCTAGAACCGACAAACTGGTCCTTATCTCTTGAAAATCTAATTTGTTCTAATTTCTATGGCCCGCCAGCAGATTGCTTTTGAAAAATAGCGGGCAGCCACAGGTAAAGGATGAACATggcaaattaataattatttttttataggcatcttttataataattttatctatCATAAATTTGTGacttattttatgatatttttGTAATATGATTTTTTAATATGGGTTAATTATGAAAAACTTATTAATTTATCTAAATTctcacataaaaaataaatataatatttttaacaacatgaaaaatattaattataagtaACACTAAATAACATATAATAacttaacaaaataaaataaattagttcaagcaaaaataaaacaaatatgaAAAACATTattcaaacctaattaattattttgaaaCAAACTTTGATAATGGGGCACTAAAACTTTTTCCATTCCCACTATTCTCTCACTTCCCCTTACTCACACGAGTTTCctaatttgaataaaaaaaattaagtttaatTCGTCTTTTTCCATTGcttttaataataacaataataataaatatgaatcCCAATGATTGATCAACTATCAATTTCTCTTTCTGAAAAATTCAGAATTAAATGTTTAATGACTAAGTTTTCTCatggaaaaatattaaatataacatTTACAAGCGATGGTTAAAAATCCTCTACGCGTTTCCAAGCCGTGGAAACTTTGCTTGTTTTTTACTCACAGCTCAGAAAATTCCTCATTAGAAATTGTTATATTCCCATAATCAATAGGCAAAACCTGTGACCTTCCCATGCATTTTCATGAATTTGACTGCAACCCCTTAAGTGCCTATATATATACGAATCGATAACCAAGGGGGCATATGCTTCTGAGGCAAATTTATAAGAGAAACAAAAGAGTGTAAGGAGATCACAACTTTAATATTTAGCGATGGGTTGGTTTGGCAAGCGAAGTTCTGAAAAATAACAAAACCCTTATCAAACACCTGCCGGAGGAGCAAATCCTACCCATAAAACTTATGGTAGCGAAGACAAAAAAGGCAAAATTGGCAGCAAAGGTAACCACGGCAGTGCAGCAGTTATAGAATCTGCAGCCGCTGCCAGTGCTGCTGCTTCTAGCAGTGCTAGCGCTTGCAGCGGAGGTGCCTGCCACGGAGGATGTTGttgagttttatatatatatatatatatatatatatatatatatatatatatatatatatatatatatatatgttaattccATTTCAGCTCTTTGAGAGATTGAGGATACCATATGTCATCTGTTTACTCGAATTTCAGAAAATAAGTGATTAAAAATAAAGAGGATTGTTTGTAAGAAATATTTAATGTTGTATGTTCTGTTTTTATGAGATTTGCTTAGTGTATATACTGGTttcttattatcattattattattatttaagagcaaagaaaaataacACATGGATTTGTATTTTCTTTGCGTTGAATTTGTGTTTTGGATTGATTGGGTCTGAGATTTCAGATTGATGAATGATTGACCTCTTCAATCTCATTAAAGTATCTAATTATAACGAATTTTTgcaattacaaatttaaaaattaagatatttttccTTTActcgtaaataataataataataataataataataataataataataatttgtacTTTTAGTCTTAAAGATAATCATTAGTTCTAATTGCTTGGTATTaaagattagggaaaattacaaaaaaaaaaaaaaaaaaccttgtatttttactcatttttatttCAGAATTTGTGATTCATTTTGTG
This is a stretch of genomic DNA from Hevea brasiliensis isolate MT/VB/25A 57/8 chromosome 12, ASM3005281v1, whole genome shotgun sequence. It encodes these proteins:
- the LOC131171133 gene encoding disease resistance-like protein DSC1 encodes the protein MAYALTKIHCYSKRLCNQIPSVVARESCLCFSGSEISKWFSHQNVGFSTTIQLPSHWANSEFLGFILCSVIAFNKLHIDDSGFQVKCRYHFKNESGDSNDLYCYFSCWYGSRNLRKHRMFIGFGKYN